Below is a window of Comamonadaceae bacterium M7527 DNA.
TGGTCTTGCCCAGCGCCGCCAGATTTGCAGCAAGCCCTCAAAACACTGGGCCTGAACTACAATAGGGACCTGTTTCACCCAACCGGGTCGCCCCTATTGTCATAGGGCCTCGGTTGCTCGGTTGCATGGGCCCCAAGCTCGTGCAACGGTCCCCGGCTGGCGCACTGTGCCGAGCTCATTTTTTTCGGACCTTTTCATGCAAACGACGGATGCCAAGCGTGTCCTCGAAACCGCACTCATTTGCGCTGGTCAGCCCCTGACTGTGCGCGAGCTAGGGTTGCTGTTCGATGGCGCCATTGCCCCAGATACGATCAAGACCATGCTGGGCGAGCTGCAGCTTGAGTGGACCAACCGCGGCGTAGAGCTGGTGCCGGTGGCCACGGGTTGGCGCTTTCAAAGCCGCCCTGAGTTGCGCGAGTTTTTAGACCGGCTACACCCTGAAAAGCCGCCCAAATACACCCGCGCAGTGCTTGAGACCCTGGCCATCATTGCCTACCGTCAGCCGGTTACGCGCGGTGATATTGAAGACATTCGTGGTGTGACGGTGAACTCGCTGATCATCAAGCAGCTGGAAGACCGCGGCTGGGTAGAAGTCATTGGCCACCGTGAAACAGTGGGCAGGCCCGCCTTGCTGGCCACCACCAAACAGTTTTTAGACGATTTGGGTCTGGCCTCGCTGGACCAACTGCCAGAGCTGGACCAAGACGGCGTGGCCAATGCCATGGCCGACTCGCTGGCCCAAGAACTGGACCTGCACCCCAGCGATGAGGCCCCAGCGCCGCAAGACGCTGAGTTGGCAGGCGACGATCAGGTGCAAGAAGACGAACAAGAGCAGGGCGACTTGTCGGCACTTGACCAAGACAACCAAACCAAGGGCGACCATGAGTAACACCAACGACCAACACCCGCAGGGCGAGGACGTCGTGTCTGGCGCCCCCAACACCAACAGGGTGAGCTTTGAAGACGTCATCAGTGGCGCCTTTGACGACGAAGGCTTTGTAGCCGATGTGCCGCAGACCGAAGACGATGTCGCCAAGCGCGTACTGGCGCCCGAGGTCAACGCGCCCAAGCTGCACAAGGTGCTGGCGCAAGCGGGCATGGGGTCACGCCTGGAGATGGAGCAACTCATTGTGCAGGGGCGCATCTCCGTCAACGGTGAGCCTGCCCACGTAGGCCAACGTATCAAGTTTGGCGACACCATCAAGGTTAATGGCCGTGCCATTCGCGTGCGCATTGACCCGCCGCCCCCACGCGTGCTGGCCTACCACAAGCCATCAGGCGAGGTGGTGACTCACGACGACCCGCAAAACCGCCCCACGGTGTTTCGCCGCCTGCCCAGGCTGCAACACGGCAAGTGGCAGTCTGTGGGGCGCCTGGATTTAAACACCGAAGGCCTGTTGCTGTTCACCAGCTCTGGCACATTGGCCAACCAGTTGATGCACCCGCGCTTTGGATTGCAGCGCGAATACGCGGTACGCGTGTTGGGCGCGCTTAGCAATGTTGAAAAGCAGCAACTGCTGGACGGCGTGCAGCTGGAAGACGGCCCTGCGCAGTTTGGCAGCATTATTGACGGCGGCGGCGAGGGTTCTAACCACTGGTACCGCGTGACCATTGGCGAAGGCCGTAACCGCGAGGTCAGACGCATGATAGAGGCCGTTGGCCATGCGGTTAGCCGCTTGATCCGCATCCGTTACGGTAGCGTGGAGCTGCCGCGCGGTTTGCGTCGCGGCGCGTTTGTTGAGCTCGATTGGCGTGACATTGAGCAGCTCAGCGCTGCAGCCAATGAAGCTGTGCCAGTGGCCGGCTCAGGCGGTGGCCGAATGGCCAACCCGCAGGCGGGTAAATCCGGGCGCACAGCCGGCCTGGGCCGTACCGTTAAAAACAGCTACAACAAGCGATCAGGCGGGCGTCGCCCCAGCACGCCGCAGGGCTGGGACGCGCGTGCGGAGGCGCAAGCCGAGAAAAAGGCTACTCGCGCACCTACCAAACGTGGTCCGCGTGTGTCTGTGCAGGCGGTACCGTCTGCGCAGCCAGATCCCATGCAGACTTCGTTTGGCTACATTGGCGGTGATGCGCTGCAACGACAGCGTGACCGCAGTGAGCCAGGTGCCAAGCGCGTCAAGCGCAAGCGTTAGATTTTTGACGGCGTTGCAGTGGGCTGCGCCCCTGCACACGTTAGAATGAGAGGCTAAGCCGTTGGCGGCAAACGCTGGCGCTTGACCCTGTTGGGGTTTTCAACCCAGATTTTTAATTTTTCAAGGTAATTTCCATGGCTATCGAGCGCACCCTGTCCATCATCAAACCCGACGCAGTGGCAAAAAATGTCATTGGTCAGATCTACGCACGTTTTGAAGCCGCCGGCTTGAAGGTTGTTGCGGCCAAGATGGCTCACCTGTCGCGTCCAGAAGCCGAGGCTTTCTACGGCGTGCACAAAGAGCGTCCTTTCTTCAAAGACTTGGTTGACTTCATGATTTCTGGTCCTGTGATGATTCAGGCACTGGAAGGCGAAGGCGCCATTCTGAAGAACCGTGACCTGATGGGCGCGACTGACCCCAAGAAGGCCGACGCCGGCACCATTCGTGCTGACTTCGCTGACAGCATTGATGCCAACGCTGTGCACGGCTCTGACGCGGCTGATACAGCAGCGGTAGAAATCGCGTTCTTCTTCCCCGGTATGAACGTTTACACACGTTAATCGGTAATGACGGCCAACCTGCTCGACTTCGATCTCGAGGGCTTGGCCGCCTTTTGCGAGCGCTTAGGCGAAAAACGCTTTCGCGCCACGCAACTGTTTCGTTGGATACACCAGCGCGGTGCCAACGATTTCTCGGGCATGTCTGATTTGGCCAAGAGCCTGAGAGACAAACTGCCCGACGTGGCGCATATTGCAGCATTGCCTGTGCTCAGCCGCCAAAACGCATCAGACGGCACCATCAAGTGGTTGTTTGACGTGGGCAACGGTGACGCCGTAGAGGCCGTGTTTATTCCCGAATCTGACCGTGGCACCTTGTGTGTGTCATCGCAAGCGGGTTGTGCTGTGGGCTGTCGGTTTTGCTCCACCGGCCACCAAGGCTTTAGTCGCAACCTCACCACCGCCGAAATTGTGGCGCAGCTGTGGTTTGTGGAGCACACGCTCAAACAGGAACGTCAAACCACAGACCGCATGGTCACCAACGTGGTGATGATGGGCATGGGCGAGCCGCTACAAAATTACCATGCATTGGTGCCAGCACTCAAAGTCATGCTGGACGACCATGGCTACGGCTTGTCGCGCCGCCGCGTCACCGTCTCAACTTCTGGCGTGGTGCCCATGATGGACAGGCTGGCCAAAGACTGCCCAGTCGCGTTGGCGGTGTCGCTGCACGCACCGCTGGATCCGCTGCGTGACGACCTGGTACCGCTGAACAAAAAATACCCGTTGCAAGAGTTGCTTGAGGCCTGTGCGCGCTATTTGCCAGCTGCCCCACGCGACTTTTTAACCTTTGAGTACTGCATGCTCGCTGGCGTGAATGACCAGTCCGAGCATGCCCAAGCGCTGATCAAGCTGGTGCGCCAGTTCGATGGTGGGCGCGGCCTGTCGTGCAAGTTCAACCTCATACCCTTTAACCCATTCCCCGACTCTGGCCTGACTTGCTCAGACAAGGCGACCGTGAAGGCGTTTGCCGAAACATTGAATGCCGCTGGCTTGGTGACCACGGTTAGAAAAACCCGTGGTGACGACATTGATGCGGCATGCGGCCAACTTGCTGGCGAGGTGCTAGATCGCACCAACGCTACCCAGCGTATGGCCAGGCGCCGTGTGGAAACCGAGCATGTGGTGAGCGTGCACGCGAGGGTGCCGTGAGCACTCAAGCGCGCTGTGTCGTTGTTCGCTGGCTGCAAGGTGGCTTGTTGGGTGCGGTGTGCGCGGTATTGGCAGCATGCCAGGCTTACGCGCCAGTGAGCGCGTCACAGGCCAAGCGTGTGGATTTACGCGTGCAGCTGGCTTGGGCTTACCTTGATCGCGGCCAACCTGAAGTGGCGCTGACAGAGGCGCAACGCGCCCTGGACGTAGACCCCGCAAACGCCCAAGTCCACAACGTACTGGCCATGTCCTTGTTGGCGTTGCAGCGCCTGGATCCTGCACTGCAAGCCATGTGTCAGGCCACCAAGCTGGCCCCATCCGATTTGTCGCTGCAGCACAACCTGGCATGGCTGCAATGCGCTGCAGGCCAGCCAGAGCAAGCACTTCAAACCTTTGCACAGCTGCTGGCACAGGCTGCGCCGCCTTTTGATGTGGCTCGCACGCAATTCAGCCAGGGCGTATGCGCCATGCAGGCCCAACGTACAGAAGTGGCGCAGCGTGCGCTAGAGCAAGCCATGCAAGATGTACGCTATGCCGATGCAGCGCGCTTTGGCCTGGCCAAGCTCATGGTGCAAACCCAGGACTGGGCGCATGCCATGCGTTTATTGGCTGCCATGCCAGCGGCACAACGTGCCACCCCCGCAGTAAAAGCCTTGCAAGCTGACATAGATGCCCAGTTTGAGCGCAGCAAGAAAGCCCCGTTAATCAACTGATAATTGAAGCGAAGTCGCCTTGCGAGGCGCAGCAAGTCCAAAAAAGAATGAGGAAATCAGCCGCTATGACCGATAACAACGCCCACAACACGGTAGACCAAGAGGTCGCCGAACAAGAAGCGCTGGCCGCTTTGTCAACGGTCATGGGATGGGACATGCTCAGGCAGGCGCGCGAAGACGGCGACGTGTCTTTGGAGAGCTTGGCCGCGGTGCTGAAGGTGCCAGTGCGCAAGCTGCAAGCGCTGGAAGCGGGTGAGCTGGGTCAAGGCACTGACCTGACTTTCTCTCGCGCCCTGGCTGCCAGCGTGTGCCGCCAATTGCGCATAGATGCTGAGCCTATTTTGGCGGCGTGGCCCAAGTCCAATCAATCTGTGAAAAAGCCGCTGCCCAGTATCAACGACGGTGCACCGGGTGCAGCCACAGCCTTGCCGCCAGCCAAGCGTGAAGGCGGCGGCATCATGTGGGCTTTGGTGGTGCTGGCCCTGGCTGGCATTGGCTTGTGGCTGGCGATAGAGCAAACCCAAAGCTCGGCCACCAAGCGCGCGGCCAACCAAAGCCAGCGCGCCGTGACACAAGTACAGCCCCAGGAGGCCGCGCCCAGTGTCGCTGAGCCCAGCGCAGTGGCAACTGCCGATGACAGTGCTGGCGCAGCCACCGATGCCAGTGGCCAGGCAAGTGCCGAGATCAATGGACTTGCTGATCAAGCCGCTGCAGACGCCACAACAGAGGGCGAGGCTGCGGCAACAGCCGAGGTGCGCACCAGCGCTGCAGCTTTAACCGCGTCGCAAATTGGCGACCACTTACTGGTCATTCAGGCTGTGCAGGAGTCGTGGGTGGAGGTGACAGATGCCTTTGGCAACCGCGTGTTCACAAGCCTCATGATGCCTGGTGACTACACGGTGTTGGATCAGCCGTCCAGCATGTCTGTGGTGGTGGGCAACGCCTTGGGCGTTGTGGCACACACGCGTGGCCAGCCCGTCGATGTGCAGGGCAATGCGCGCGGTAACGTGTCGCGCTTTGACATTCGTTAAGCTCAAGCCCAGCTTTTTAAAACGGTCTTTACCTACTTATTTGTGTCATGAGCGCCAACCAATCTCACACTTCTGCCAAGCCTGTTGCCTTGTTCTCGCCAGTGCAGCGCAAGACGCTGCAAGCGCGAGTTGCCTGGGGTGACCATGTGGTAACAGTGGGCGGTGGGGCACCTGTGCGCGTGCAGTCCATGACCAATACCGACACCGTCGATGTGATTGCTACGGCCATACAAGTCAAAGAACTGGCCATGGCAGGCTCTGAGGTGGTGCGTATCACGGTGAACAACGAGGAGGCGGCCAAAGCGGTGCCTCACATTCGTGAGCAGCTGGACCGCATGGGCGTGCCCACGCCGCTGGTGGGTGACTTTCATTACAACGGCCACAAGCTGTTGAGTGACCACCCCGACTGCGCGCAAGCCTTGTCCAAGTACCGCATCAACCCCGGCAACGTGGGGCGGGGCGACAAAGGCGACAAGCAGTTTGCCCAAATGATTGAAGCGGCCATGCGCTACGACAAACCTGTACGCATAGGCGTGAACTGGGGCAGCCTTGACCAGGACTTGCTGGCCAGCATGATGGACGCCAATACCGCACGCGCCCAGCCCTGGGATGCGCGTCAGGTGATGGTGGAAGCGTTGATCACATCCGCCCTGGACTCGGCGCAAACGGCGCGTAACTTGGGCATGCGCCCAGAGCAAATTCTGTTGTCTTGCAAAGTCAGTGGTGTGCAAGACCTCATTACGGTTTATCAGGAGTTGGCGCGCCGTTGTGACTACCCGCTGCACCTGGGCCTTACCGAGGCAGGTATGGGCACCAAAGGCACTGTGGCTTCCAGTGCGGCCTTGGCGGTGTTGTTGCAGCAAGGTATAGGTGACACCATTCGCGTTTCGCTGACGCCTGCGCCAGGTGAAGCCCGTACCCAGGAGGTTGTGGTGGCCATGGAGATTTTGCAGTCGCTGGGTTTGCGCGCATTTGTGCCCAGTGTGACCGCTTGCCCAGGTTGCGGGCGCACGACCAGCACCACCTTCCAGGAACTGACCAAACAAATTGATGACTACATGCGCGGCGCCATGGCGCAGTGGCGAGACCAGTACCCCGGTGTTGAGAGCATGAAGGTGGCCGTCATGGGCTGCATTGTGAACGGCCCCGGTGAGAGCAAGCATGCAGACATTGGTATCAGCCTGCCGGGCACCGGTGAGGCGCCAGCTGCACCTGTGTATGTAGACGGCCACAAGACGGTCACACTCAGAGGTCACGACATTGCCGCGCAGTTCAAAGACATTGTGGACAACTACGTGCGCCAGCGCTTTGGTCAACAGGCTTAAGCGCATTGCGCAGCACCCGCTGCACCCTTATTACGCATTCACTTGATTGTTATGGCCGACAAAATACTTGCCGTTAAAGGCATGAACGATATTCTTCCTCCTGCTTCCGCGCATTGGGAGTGGCTGGAGCAAACCGTACGAGAGCTGATGGCAGGCTATGCCTACCGCAACGTGCGCACCCCCATTGTTGAGCCCACTGGCCTGTTTGTGCGGGGCCTGGGCGAGGTGACAGATATTGTTGAAAAGGAGATGTACTCCTTTGAAGACCGCTTGAACGGCGAAGCCCTTACATTGCGACCAGAAGCCACAGCCGGTGTGGTGCGTGCTGTGGTGGAAAACAACTTGCTGTACGACGGGCCGCGCCGCTTGTACTACATGGGCCCCATGTTCAGGCACGAGCGTCCGCAGCGCGGGCGTTACCGCCAGTTTCATCAGGTTGGTGCCGAGGCGCTGGGCTTTGCCGGGCCAGACGTAGACGCCGAGCTGATTTTTATGGCTTGCGACTTGTGGGCCAGGCTGGGCTTAAAAGGTGTGACCTTGGAGATCAACAGTTTGGGGCAGCTGGATGAGCGCCAGGCGCACCGTGCAGCCCTTATCGCGTATTTGTCCATCCACCAGGATGTGCTGGACGATGATGCCAAGCGCCGCCTGTACAGCAACCCCTTGCGTATTTTGGACACCAAAAATCCGGCCATGCAAGACGTGGTGAATGCCGCGCCCAAGCTCATGGACTACCTGGGTGAGGCCTCATTGGCACACTTCAACGGTTTGCGCGCCATTCTGGATGATGCTGGTGTGGCCTACACCATCAACCCGCGCCTGGTGCGCGGCATGGACTACTACAACCTCAGTGTGTTTGAGTTCGTGACCCAGGATCTGGGCTCTCAGGGCACCATTTGTGGCGGCGGGCGCTACGACGGCCTGATAGAGCAAATCGCAGGCAAACCCGCACCTGCTGTAGGTTGGGCGCTGGGTGTAGAGCGCTTGTTAGAGTTGCTCAAAGAGCAGAACCTGTTGCCACAAAAGCCTGTGCCCGATGTGTTCGTGATTGTGCCCAGTGCAGCAGTGGCCTTGCAGGCCGCGCAAGTGTGCCGCCTGTTGCGCAGCGCTGGCGCGCAAGTGCATATGCATGCGGGCACCGCGCAGGGGCAGGGCAGCATGAAGTCGCAGTTCAAGCGCGCCGACGGCAGTGGTGCGGCCTGGGCCGTCATTTTGGGTGAGCAAGAGCTTGCCGCCGGGCAGGTGGCGTGCAAGTCGTTGCGCATCGCACAGGAACAGCAGTTGGTGAATCTGACAGACCTCCCTGCCTGGTGGGCTGAGCAGGTCTAGGCTCAAGCGGGCCTTGCAAGGGCATGGCCCGTGGCAATCTGCCGTTGTGGATTGCCATGTTGCGGCGCTGCTCACAATAAGGTTGCAGCCGCATCATTGCCCGCACGCTCGCGATTTGCAAGCACCTTCACGCTCTACAATACGGGGTTGCGTGCAAGCAGTGCCCAGCATGCGCATTTTTATTTCAGCAGCAGGATGTACTCCCAATGGCGACCCAGCACTTAAATCTAGAAGAACAAGAACAAATTGACCAAATCAAGGCTTTTTGGCGCCAATGGGGCAACGTCATCACGTGGGTGTTGATCGTGGTGTTGGGCAGTTACGCCAGCTACAACGCTTGGCAGTTTTGGCAAAACCGTCAAGGCCAGGCCGCTGCCCAGCTGTTTGACGAGGTGAACAAGGCCGCCCAGGTTGGCGATTTGGACAAGCTCAAGCGCGTCGTGGGCGACATGCAAGAGCAGGCTGGCAGCTCGCTACTGGCTCAGCATGCGCAGTTGCTATTGGCCAAGGTAGCTGTTGACAAAGACGACGCAGCGGCAGCCAGGACGGCGCTAGAGGCGGTGGTTGAGCAGTCCCCCGATGACGGCCTCAAGGCGGTTGCCGCTTTGCGCGTTGTCGCCCTGGACATGAACGCCCAGCAGTGGGACAAGGCCTTGGCCGAGTTAGACGCGTTGGGCCAGTCAGCAGTACCCGGGTTTGCGGGCTTGATTGCTGATCGCCGTGGTGACGTGCTGATGGCCAAAGGTGACAAGGTAGGTGCTGGCGTGCAATACCAGGCTGCTTGGGATGCATTGGCAAATGACGCCAACTACCGTCAATTGGTAGAGGTCAAGCTCAATGCCTTGGGCTTGTCTGCCAGCAGCGCCGCGCAATAACGATTGTGCATTTCGTCAAACGCTAAAGGAATGACCGATATGACATTGATGCAGACCATGCTCAAGCGCCTAAGCCCGGTAGTGGCCGTGGCTGGTTTATTGGGTTGCGCCGCAGGTAGCGCGCCGCCAGCGCCCACACCCTTGCAAGGCTTTACACCGCTGATGAATGTGGTGCAGGTTTGGCGTGCGCAGTTGCCAGCGCCAATAGGCGAGACACTGCGTGCGCGCGGCGTGGGCAAGACATTGGCTGTGGCGACAAGCGGCGGCCAAGTCAGCGTGCTGAGTGCAGCCAATGCCCAGTCGCAGTGGTCTGTAAACGTGCAAGACGACGTTGTAGCCGGTGTTGGTTTTGACGGCACAACTGCCGCAGTGGTCACCACACGAAACCAATTGGTGGCCGCTGCCAATGGCCAAGTGTTGTGGCGTGCCCAGTTGCCGGCGCGCACCTATACCCAGCCCTTGGTGGCTGGTGGACGTGTCTTTGTGTTGCTGGCTGACCAAAGCCTGAGCGCGTTTGACGCGAGCAACGGCGCGCCCTTGTGGACGCAGCGCTACTCGGGCGAGCCCCTGGTGTTGGCGCACCCAGGTTTGCTGGTGGCTGTGGGCAACGCCTTGGTAGTGGGTGTTGGCGAGCGTTTGGTGGCCATGAATCCTGACAATGGCCTGGCGGCTTGGGACGTGCCCCTGGCCCAGCCTCGCGGCGTTGACGAGGTTGAGCGTTTGGTTGATTTGGTGTCTGAGCCGGCTGTGATTGGCTCGGTGGTGTGTGCACGCGCGTTTCAGGCAGCGGTGTCTTGTGTCGATATGACCACCCGCGCCCGTGCTTGGACGGCGTTGTCCGATGGTGCCAACGGTTTGTCTGGTGACGCACAGGCGGTGTTCAGTACCGACGGCGCAGGCCGCGTGAAGGCTTGGGCAACCGCTACCGGCAAAGAGTTGTGGACCAGCTCAGACTTGCTGTACCGCGGCCTAACCACACCGCTTGCTCTTGGAAAAACATTGGTCGTTGGTGATGCACA
It encodes the following:
- the hisS gene encoding histidine--tRNA ligase; this encodes MADKILAVKGMNDILPPASAHWEWLEQTVRELMAGYAYRNVRTPIVEPTGLFVRGLGEVTDIVEKEMYSFEDRLNGEALTLRPEATAGVVRAVVENNLLYDGPRRLYYMGPMFRHERPQRGRYRQFHQVGAEALGFAGPDVDAELIFMACDLWARLGLKGVTLEINSLGQLDERQAHRAALIAYLSIHQDVLDDDAKRRLYSNPLRILDTKNPAMQDVVNAAPKLMDYLGEASLAHFNGLRAILDDAGVAYTINPRLVRGMDYYNLSVFEFVTQDLGSQGTICGGGRYDGLIEQIAGKPAPAVGWALGVERLLELLKEQNLLPQKPVPDVFVIVPSAAVALQAAQVCRLLRSAGAQVHMHAGTAQGQGSMKSQFKRADGSGAAWAVILGEQELAAGQVACKSLRIAQEQQLVNLTDLPAWWAEQV
- a CDS encoding pseudouridine synthase, whose protein sequence is MSNTNDQHPQGEDVVSGAPNTNRVSFEDVISGAFDDEGFVADVPQTEDDVAKRVLAPEVNAPKLHKVLAQAGMGSRLEMEQLIVQGRISVNGEPAHVGQRIKFGDTIKVNGRAIRVRIDPPPPRVLAYHKPSGEVVTHDDPQNRPTVFRRLPRLQHGKWQSVGRLDLNTEGLLLFTSSGTLANQLMHPRFGLQREYAVRVLGALSNVEKQQLLDGVQLEDGPAQFGSIIDGGGEGSNHWYRVTIGEGRNREVRRMIEAVGHAVSRLIRIRYGSVELPRGLRRGAFVELDWRDIEQLSAAANEAVPVAGSGGGRMANPQAGKSGRTAGLGRTVKNSYNKRSGGRRPSTPQGWDARAEAQAEKKATRAPTKRGPRVSVQAVPSAQPDPMQTSFGYIGGDALQRQRDRSEPGAKRVKRKR
- the rlmN gene encoding 23S rRNA (adenine(2503)-C(2))-methyltransferase RlmN, which produces MTANLLDFDLEGLAAFCERLGEKRFRATQLFRWIHQRGANDFSGMSDLAKSLRDKLPDVAHIAALPVLSRQNASDGTIKWLFDVGNGDAVEAVFIPESDRGTLCVSSQAGCAVGCRFCSTGHQGFSRNLTTAEIVAQLWFVEHTLKQERQTTDRMVTNVVMMGMGEPLQNYHALVPALKVMLDDHGYGLSRRRVTVSTSGVVPMMDRLAKDCPVALAVSLHAPLDPLRDDLVPLNKKYPLQELLEACARYLPAAPRDFLTFEYCMLAGVNDQSEHAQALIKLVRQFDGGRGLSCKFNLIPFNPFPDSGLTCSDKATVKAFAETLNAAGLVTTVRKTRGDDIDAACGQLAGEVLDRTNATQRMARRRVETEHVVSVHARVP
- the ndk gene encoding nucleoside-diphosphate kinase, translating into MAIERTLSIIKPDAVAKNVIGQIYARFEAAGLKVVAAKMAHLSRPEAEAFYGVHKERPFFKDLVDFMISGPVMIQALEGEGAILKNRDLMGATDPKKADAGTIRADFADSIDANAVHGSDAADTAAVEIAFFFPGMNVYTR
- a CDS encoding PQQ-binding-like beta-propeller repeat protein, which gives rise to MTLMQTMLKRLSPVVAVAGLLGCAAGSAPPAPTPLQGFTPLMNVVQVWRAQLPAPIGETLRARGVGKTLAVATSGGQVSVLSAANAQSQWSVNVQDDVVAGVGFDGTTAAVVTTRNQLVAAANGQVLWRAQLPARTYTQPLVAGGRVFVLLADQSLSAFDASNGAPLWTQRYSGEPLVLAHPGLLVAVGNALVVGVGERLVAMNPDNGLAAWDVPLAQPRGVDEVERLVDLVSEPAVIGSVVCARAFQAAVSCVDMTTRARAWTALSDGANGLSGDAQAVFSTDGAGRVKAWATATGKELWTSSDLLYRGLTTPLALGKTLVVGDAQGYMHWLSRDNARVMARLPTDGSAIVGAPVLVDGTLIALTAKGGVFAWRPE
- a CDS encoding tetratricopeptide repeat protein, which produces MATQHLNLEEQEQIDQIKAFWRQWGNVITWVLIVVLGSYASYNAWQFWQNRQGQAAAQLFDEVNKAAQVGDLDKLKRVVGDMQEQAGSSLLAQHAQLLLAKVAVDKDDAAAARTALEAVVEQSPDDGLKAVAALRVVALDMNAQQWDKALAELDALGQSAVPGFAGLIADRRGDVLMAKGDKVGAGVQYQAAWDALANDANYRQLVEVKLNALGLSASSAAQ
- the scpB gene encoding SMC-Scp complex subunit ScpB, translating into MQTTDAKRVLETALICAGQPLTVRELGLLFDGAIAPDTIKTMLGELQLEWTNRGVELVPVATGWRFQSRPELREFLDRLHPEKPPKYTRAVLETLAIIAYRQPVTRGDIEDIRGVTVNSLIIKQLEDRGWVEVIGHRETVGRPALLATTKQFLDDLGLASLDQLPELDQDGVANAMADSLAQELDLHPSDEAPAPQDAELAGDDQVQEDEQEQGDLSALDQDNQTKGDHE
- the ispG gene encoding flavodoxin-dependent (E)-4-hydroxy-3-methylbut-2-enyl-diphosphate synthase gives rise to the protein MSANQSHTSAKPVALFSPVQRKTLQARVAWGDHVVTVGGGAPVRVQSMTNTDTVDVIATAIQVKELAMAGSEVVRITVNNEEAAKAVPHIREQLDRMGVPTPLVGDFHYNGHKLLSDHPDCAQALSKYRINPGNVGRGDKGDKQFAQMIEAAMRYDKPVRIGVNWGSLDQDLLASMMDANTARAQPWDARQVMVEALITSALDSAQTARNLGMRPEQILLSCKVSGVQDLITVYQELARRCDYPLHLGLTEAGMGTKGTVASSAALAVLLQQGIGDTIRVSLTPAPGEARTQEVVVAMEILQSLGLRAFVPSVTACPGCGRTTSTTFQELTKQIDDYMRGAMAQWRDQYPGVESMKVAVMGCIVNGPGESKHADIGISLPGTGEAPAAPVYVDGHKTVTLRGHDIAAQFKDIVDNYVRQRFGQQA
- a CDS encoding DUF4115 domain-containing protein, with protein sequence MTDNNAHNTVDQEVAEQEALAALSTVMGWDMLRQAREDGDVSLESLAAVLKVPVRKLQALEAGELGQGTDLTFSRALAASVCRQLRIDAEPILAAWPKSNQSVKKPLPSINDGAPGAATALPPAKREGGGIMWALVVLALAGIGLWLAIEQTQSSATKRAANQSQRAVTQVQPQEAAPSVAEPSAVATADDSAGAATDASGQASAEINGLADQAAADATTEGEAAATAEVRTSAAALTASQIGDHLLVIQAVQESWVEVTDAFGNRVFTSLMMPGDYTVLDQPSSMSVVVGNALGVVAHTRGQPVDVQGNARGNVSRFDIR
- a CDS encoding tetratricopeptide repeat protein is translated as MSTQARCVVVRWLQGGLLGAVCAVLAACQAYAPVSASQAKRVDLRVQLAWAYLDRGQPEVALTEAQRALDVDPANAQVHNVLAMSLLALQRLDPALQAMCQATKLAPSDLSLQHNLAWLQCAAGQPEQALQTFAQLLAQAAPPFDVARTQFSQGVCAMQAQRTEVAQRALEQAMQDVRYADAARFGLAKLMVQTQDWAHAMRLLAAMPAAQRATPAVKALQADIDAQFERSKKAPLIN